Proteins encoded in a region of the Lepisosteus oculatus isolate fLepOcu1 chromosome 23, fLepOcu1.hap2, whole genome shotgun sequence genome:
- the LOC107075666 gene encoding cytochrome P450 2K1-like, translating into MSCSFSNIPRCHFNQRAVFLPGFLQVSTVALSLAAAIVISVVYVFMGSTPESAKTPPGPPALPILGNLLSLDLTDSHFQEDNLINTIVALLAAGTETTGATLCWGLLLMAKYPHIRSLIMSPVFPLLTSVLQDETQWETPHQFNPAHFLDPEGQFVKKDAFMAFSAGRRACLGESLARMELFLFFTSLLQKFTFSPTPGVWESEQSGLPVTSFY; encoded by the exons ATGTCCTGCTCTTTTTCAAATATTCCAAGGTGTCACTTCAACCAGCGAGCTGTGTTTCTTCCAGGTTTTCTGCAAGTCTCCACTGTAGCGCTGTCTCTGGCTGCGGCGATAGTGATTTCTGTGGTTTATGTCTTCATGGGGTCGACACCCGAGTCTGCCAAGACACCTCCGGGTCCCCCAGCCCTGCCGATCCTAGGAAACCTGCTCTCGCTGGATCT GACAGATTCCCATTTCCAAGAGGATAATCTGATAAACACAATTGTAGCCCTACTTGCTGCTGGGACTGAAACAACAGGTGCCACACTCTGCTGGGGGCTGCTGCTGATGGCTAAATATCCCCACATCCGAAGCTTA ATTAT GTCCCCTGTCTTTCCTCTGCTGACCTCAGTGCTCCAGGATGAGACCCAGTGGGAGACGCCTCATCAGTTCAACCCTGCTCACTTCCTGGACCCTGAGGGCCAGTTTGTGAAGAAGGACGCCTTCATGGCTTTTTCTGCAG GACGCAGGGCTTGTCTCGGAGAGAGCCTGGCCAGGATGGAGCTGTTCCTGTTCTTCACCTCGCTGTTGCAGAAGTTCACCTTCTCTCCCACTCCAGGAGTGTGGGAGTCTGAACAG tcagggctgcctgtgacCAGTTTCTATTAG